One Micropterus dolomieu isolate WLL.071019.BEF.003 ecotype Adirondacks linkage group LG23, ASM2129224v1, whole genome shotgun sequence DNA window includes the following coding sequences:
- the LOC123962620 gene encoding vasodilator-stimulated phosphoprotein-like, with protein MPRPKSLTNNPKHSSPSPSSSSSPSSNSATTTVSRMKVLKKNSDGAGSDTDVEQLKQEILEEVKKELQKVKDEIITALIQELQRAQPKGDE; from the exons ATGCCAAG GCCCAAATCCTTAACCAACAATCCAAAGCACTCCAGCCCAAGTCCCAGCTcatcctcttctccctcctctaaCTCTGCAACTACCACAGTGTCCAG AATGAAAGTGTTGAAAAAGAACTCAGATGGTGCTGGAAGTGATACTGATGTGGAACAACTCAAACAG GAAATTCTGGAAGAAGTGAAAAAAGAACTTCAAAAAGTGAAGGATGAGATTATCACAG CACTGATCCAGGAGCTGCAAAGGGCACAGCCAAAGGGTGACGAGTGA